ATCTGAATCGATTCGTTCTTTCGAAGATGATCTCTAATGCTCTTCTCACCCGGGGGCGTTAACGATAATAAAAGGAGGTAGCAAGTGACTATTGCTATTGTTATAGGCACACATGGTTGGGCTGCAGAGCAGTTACTTAAAACCGCAGAAATGCTTTTAGGCGAACAGGAAAACGTCGGCTGGATCGATTTCGTTCCCGGTGAAAACGCCGAGACACTGATAGAGAAGTATACCGCTCAGCTGGCAAAGCTGGACACCAGCAGCGGCGTGCTGTTCCTTGTTGACACATGGGGCGGCAGTCCGTTCAACGCCGCAAGCCGCATTGTGGTTGATAAAGAGCTGCATGAAGTCGTGGCCGGGGTCAACATCCCGATGCTGGTTGAGACGCTGATGGCCCGTGACGACAACCCGAGCTTTGACGAGCTGGTTGCGCTGGCCGTCGAAACCGGTCGCGAAGGCGTGAAAGCGCTGAAAGCGAAACCGGTTGAAAAAGCCGCTCCTGTCGCTGCCGCCGCCCCTGCTGCCGTCGCGAAAACCGCCACCCCGCTTAAGCCAATGGGCCCCAATGATTATATGCAGATTGGCCTCGCGCGTATCGACGACCGTTTGATCCATGGTCAGGTCGCCACCCGCTGGACCAAAGAGACCAACGTGCAGCGCATCATTGTCGTCAGCGATGAAGTCGCCGCCGATACGGTTCGCAAAACCCTCCTTACTCAGGTCGCTCCGCCGGGCGTAACCGCCCACGTGGTGGACGTCGCCAAAATGATCCGCGTTTACAACAACCCGAAATATGCGGGTGAGCGCGTGATGCTGCTGTTTACCAACCCAACCGACGTCGAACGTATTGTTGAAGAAGGGGTGAAGATCACCTCCGTTAACATCGGTGGTATGGCTTACCGTCAGGGCAAAACGCAGGTGAACAATGCCGTGTCGGTGGACGAGAAAGACATTGAAGCGTTCAAAAAACTCAACGATCGCGGGATTGAGCTTGAAGTGCGTAAAGTCTCTACCGACCAGAAACTGAAAATGATGGATCTGATCAGCAAAGTGGCGAAATAAGCCGGAGCTGGTTGACAAATTTCACACTTAAGTCTGTTTAAGCTATAGGAGAAGTACAATGGAGATTACCACTCTTCAGATTGTGCTGGTGTTCATCGTCGCGTGTATAGCGGGTATGGAATCCGTACTAGATGAATTTCAGTTTCACCGTCCGCTGGTCGCCTGTACGTTAATCGGCGCCGTTCTCGGCGATATGAAAACCGGTATCATCATCGGTGGTACCCTGGAAATGATCGCCCTCGGCTGGATGAACATCGGTGCGGCTGTAGCGCCCGATGCGGCTCTCGCCTCCATCATCTCTACCGTGCTGGTTATCGCCGGCCACCAGAACATCGGTGCCGGTATTGCGCTGGCTATCCCACTGGCAGCAGCAGGCCAGGTACTGACCATCATCGTGCGTACTATCACCGTCGCGTTCCAGCATGCGGCAGATAAGGCGGCGGAAAATGGCAACCTGACGGCACTGTCTTGGATCCACGTTTCGTCCCTGTTCCTGCAGGCCATGCGTATCGCTATCCCGGCGGTCATCGTGGCAATCTCCGTCGGCACCAGCGAAGTTCAGGGCATGCTGAATGCCATTCCTGAAGTGGTCACCAGCGGTCTGAACATTGCAGGCGGCATGATCGTGGTCGTTGGTTATGCGATGGTCATCAACATGATGCGCGCAGGCTACCTGATGCCGTTCTTCTACCTCGGCTTTGTTACTGCGGCCTTCACCAACTTCAACCTGGTAGCACTGGGCGTGATTGGTGCAGTAATGGCTATCCTCTACATCCAGCTCAGCCCGAAATATAACCGCGTAGCCGGTACAGCGCAGGTTGCTGGTAATAACGATCTCGATAA
This DNA window, taken from Leclercia adecarboxylata, encodes the following:
- the manX gene encoding PTS mannose transporter subunit IIAB produces the protein MTIAIVIGTHGWAAEQLLKTAEMLLGEQENVGWIDFVPGENAETLIEKYTAQLAKLDTSSGVLFLVDTWGGSPFNAASRIVVDKELHEVVAGVNIPMLVETLMARDDNPSFDELVALAVETGREGVKALKAKPVEKAAPVAAAAPAAVAKTATPLKPMGPNDYMQIGLARIDDRLIHGQVATRWTKETNVQRIIVVSDEVAADTVRKTLLTQVAPPGVTAHVVDVAKMIRVYNNPKYAGERVMLLFTNPTDVERIVEEGVKITSVNIGGMAYRQGKTQVNNAVSVDEKDIEAFKKLNDRGIELEVRKVSTDQKLKMMDLISKVAK
- a CDS encoding PTS mannose/fructose/sorbose transporter subunit IIC, encoding MEITTLQIVLVFIVACIAGMESVLDEFQFHRPLVACTLIGAVLGDMKTGIIIGGTLEMIALGWMNIGAAVAPDAALASIISTVLVIAGHQNIGAGIALAIPLAAAGQVLTIIVRTITVAFQHAADKAAENGNLTALSWIHVSSLFLQAMRIAIPAVIVAISVGTSEVQGMLNAIPEVVTSGLNIAGGMIVVVGYAMVINMMRAGYLMPFFYLGFVTAAFTNFNLVALGVIGAVMAILYIQLSPKYNRVAGTAQVAGNNDLDNELD